Proteins found in one Ferrovibrio sp. MS7 genomic segment:
- a CDS encoding MFS transporter, with the protein MSVSQMAEPAAKRNVFLLAACMALGNSANMLQVTLGGLVGHILVADKAYATLPVTFVVGGTALATIPASMLMNRIGRKPGFMLGCLLAGSGSLLAALGIYLALFPLFCIGAFIFGASNAFTQLYRFAAADISPPHFKSRAISWVMVGGLCAAFLGPEVAKYTREMLSPHLFLASYIAAAILASLVLLVLLFVHLPKATVAEMTEKGRPLVEIVRQPSFIVAAMAGMFAYGVMNLMMTATPLAMQICAHPFAAAATVIQWHVFGMFFPSFFTGNLIARFGTLRIIMAGAALNIICMAIALSGQEVMNFQLALALLGVGWNFMYIGATSLLTEVYRPSERAKTQALNDFLVFGTVALASLGSGKLLYFYGWDSVSMASLPFILMAALAVAWLMLVRRRAAAL; encoded by the coding sequence GTGAGTGTTTCTCAGATGGCCGAACCGGCCGCCAAACGCAATGTCTTTCTTCTGGCGGCCTGCATGGCCTTGGGCAATTCCGCCAACATGCTGCAGGTGACACTGGGCGGCCTGGTCGGCCATATCCTGGTGGCAGACAAGGCTTATGCCACATTGCCGGTCACCTTCGTGGTTGGCGGCACGGCTCTCGCCACCATACCGGCTTCGATGCTGATGAACCGTATCGGGCGCAAGCCTGGCTTCATGCTCGGCTGCCTGCTGGCCGGCAGTGGCTCGCTGCTGGCGGCGCTGGGCATCTATCTCGCGCTGTTTCCGCTATTCTGCATCGGCGCCTTCATCTTTGGTGCCTCGAATGCCTTCACCCAGCTCTACCGTTTCGCCGCCGCCGATATCTCGCCGCCGCATTTCAAGAGCCGCGCGATTTCGTGGGTCATGGTCGGCGGTCTCTGCGCTGCCTTCCTGGGCCCCGAAGTAGCCAAGTACACCCGCGAGATGTTGTCGCCGCATCTCTTCCTGGCGTCCTATATCGCGGCCGCCATACTGGCTTCGCTGGTGCTGCTGGTGCTGCTGTTCGTGCACTTGCCGAAGGCCACGGTGGCGGAAATGACGGAGAAGGGCCGGCCGCTGGTCGAGATCGTGCGCCAGCCCAGCTTTATTGTCGCCGCCATGGCCGGCATGTTCGCCTATGGCGTGATGAACCTGATGATGACCGCCACGCCGCTGGCGATGCAGATCTGCGCCCACCCCTTCGCGGCGGCTGCCACGGTGATCCAGTGGCATGTCTTCGGCATGTTCTTTCCCAGCTTCTTCACCGGCAACCTGATCGCCCGCTTCGGCACCCTGCGTATCATCATGGCCGGCGCGGCCCTCAATATCATCTGCATGGCCATCGCGCTATCCGGCCAGGAAGTGATGAATTTCCAGCTTGCCCTGGCCCTGCTCGGGGTGGGGTGGAATTTCATGTATATCGGCGCAACCTCGCTGCTGACCGAGGTCTACCGGCCGTCGGAACGGGCCAAGACCCAGGCGCTGAACGACTTCCTGGTCTTCGGCACCGTCGCGCTGGCCTCGCTCGGTTCGGGTAAGCTGTTGTATTTCTATGGCTGGGATTCGGTTTCCATGGCCTCGCTGCCCTTCATCCTGATGGCTGCCCTGGCCGTCGCCTGGCTCATGCTGGTGCGCCGGCGCGCTGCCGCTTTATAG